TTTTATTCACTATTCTACTTCTTATGCTTAATTAATTAGATTTAACAAGGTTGCCGTCTTTATCAGTAAATTTACCAACGATAATCATAATTAAGTCTACTAGTGTCCAAATACCTAAACCGCCTAATGTTATAAACATTAGT
This DNA window, taken from Lysinibacillus sp. FSL M8-0337, encodes the following:
- a CDS encoding TM2 domain-containing protein: MSDKSFVATILLCFFLGSLGVHRFYVGKIGTGILMFITLGGLGIWTLVDLIMIIVGKFTDKDGNLVKSN